Below is a genomic region from candidate division WOR-3 bacterium.
AGCATCATTTTGCGCCGCAATCCCGATGCGGTTCAGATTGGTTTAACCGCAACCCCGCGCTACTGGGAAGGCGGTAATGAACAGGAAAGAAAACCGGATGAGGAGATTACCGCCAACAACCTGCAATACTTTGGCGAACCGGTATATGAATACGATATGGCACAGGGAATTGAGGACGGCTATCTACCCGCCTGTGAAATTGTCACCCGCACAATAAATCTTGATATTTCCGGCATCACCCAGGAGGAGATTGACCAGAAAGAGGCAAGGGATGCTATCACTGGCGAACCGGTCCTCCCGGACGAAACCCGCCCCTATTACCCCGCGCCCACCTTTGAAGATAAAATTCAATTGCCCGACCGGGTATCAGCGATGTGCCAGGACTTATTTAATATGCTCCTTGAAACCGGCGGTCCGCATCAGAAAACAGTTATCTTCTGTGTCCGGGACACACATGCCGATGCGGTGGCGGCAGAAATGAACAACCTGTATGCGGAATGGTGTGCAAAAAACAATCAGAAAAGGCTGGAACCCTATGCCTTCAAATGCACCGCGGCAGCCGAAGGCTCAAGATACATTGCTGACCTGCGTGGTTCAGAAAGGAGCCACTTCATCGCCACCACCGTGGATTTAATCACCACCGGGGTTGATGTGCCAATTCTGCGTAATGTGGTATTTTTCAAATATGTCCGCTCGCCCATCGCCTTTCACCAGATGCTGGGTAGAGGCTCAAGAATCCATCTGCCGACGGGTAAACTGATGTTTCGCGTTTATGACTACACCAACGCCACCCGGCTTTTAGGCAGGGAGTTCAAGAGCCGACCATCACCGACCCGAGAACGGAAAGAGGAGACAGAAAAAGAGCGGGAGAGAATTATCCGGGTTGAAGGTTTTGAGGTCCATATCAATCCTGCCGGAACCTATATTGTAACAAGAGATGAAACTGGAATGAAAAAGGTAACGGTTGAGGAATACCGTCAGATGATTGCTGACCGATTGACAAAAGAGGCACCAACAATTGACCATTTGCGCGCACTCTGGATTGAGCCGCAAAAGCGCCGAAGTTTGATTGACAAACTGCCCGATGATGGTGCTGGTTTGCGCCTCCTGCAGGAAGTAATGGCGCGGAAAAACTACGACCTCTACGATATTTTANNNNNNNNNNTTAGCCGAGATTGCCTATGGTATGGCGCCCAAGACGATGCAAGAAAGGGTTGAGGCGTTGGAATATAAGCACCAGGAATGGCTGAACCAGTTGCCAAATCGCGTCCGGGAAACCCTGCTTGCCATTGCCCGGCAGTTTGCCAGCGGCGGCACCGACGAACTGGAAAACCCGCACATCTTTGAGATAATTAAAAAAGGCGGTATTCAGGCATTAAGAGAAATTGGTGAACCAAGAGAAATTATCACCGAAACCAAGCGCAGGCTCTTTGCAGCATAATGCCCCATAAACCCATTAATGTATAAAATGAACGAACCATATAAACTGCCGGAAGGTTGGAGATGGGTAAGGCTGGGTGAGGTGTTTGAATTACAGCAAGGTGCTGCAATGTCACCTATGAGGCGCGCGGGCATTTCTCCAAAACCATTTTTGCGTACGCTTAATGTTTTATGGGGTAAGTTAGATTTATCCACATTGGATTATATGGATTTTACAGATGAAGAAGTATCTAAATTAACTTTAAAGCCGGGCGACTTGCTGATTTGCGAAGGAGGTGAAGTTGGTAGAACCGCTGTCTGGAATGGACAACTTGATGTTTGTCTTCACCAAAACCATGTGCATCGTTTACGAAAAAAAGACGCCAGTATATTGCCAGAATTTTACATGTACTGGATGCAAGCGGCATTCAAGGTCTTCGGATTGTATTTCGGCCAGTCAAGCGAGACAACAATTCCTAATCTCTCGATTGGGAGATTGAAATCATTCTTTGTGCCCATAGCACCCCTGCCCGTCCAGCGGCGGATTGTGGCGAAAATAAAGGAGATGATGGATGAGGTTGAGAAGGCAAGAACTGCCTGCGAAAAGCAACTGGAGGCGGTAAAGGCTCTCCCTTCTGCATACCTGCGCCAAGTCTTTGAAAGCGAAGAGGCAAAAAACTGGGAAAGAAAAAGGCTGGGCGAGGTGTGTGAGTATACATCCGGCATCTGGGGAGAAGAACCAAATGCGGAAACCGAGTCTTATTTAGTTTTAAGATCGAACAATATTCAAGATGGTAAAATGGTTTATAATGAAATTGCGCGCAGAAAAGTTGACCGTAGGTACTTAAATGAAAAGTCATTGCGACCTGGTGATATTTTAGTAACTTCGTCAAGCGGCAGTAAAGATTTGCTTGGCAAGAGCGCAATTTTTATACCCCCTGACGATAGAACATATTTATTCTCAAATTTCACTATGCGATTAAGAGTAATACCAGAAATTGTGGATTATTTCTATATATATTATTATTTACAATCGCCTAATGCCAAAAAAGTTCTGCAACTAATTCAAGACACAACAACAGGATTAAGAAATCTTGACCGTAAAGAGTTTTTTAATCAACTCATCCCCCTCCCGCCCCTGCCCGTCCAGCGGCGGATTGTGGCGGAGCTAAAGGAAAAGATGGCGGATGTAGAGAAACTTCGTCTATCAATTGAAAAGCAACTTGAAACAATCAACGCCCTGCCGCAGGCAATTTTAAGAAAGGCGTTCAGGGGGGAATTATGATAAAAAAGTTGGTGGTGGAAAATTATCGGTCGATTCGCGAGCTGAAGATTGAGCTTGGTCCGATGAACGCATTCATCGGACCTAACAATGCCGGTAAATCTAATATACTCTCCGCATTAGATGTGATACTCGGGGATAAATATCCTACAGTTAGATCATTTTCGGAAAAGGATTTTCACAATTATGATACTTCAAAACAGATAAAATTTGAGGTTATTTTTGATCGACATTTAGAGTGTGACCAGCGTGTGTGCGGTTTCCGATTGACAGCTGACTTACAAACTTGCGAATATATTGCTATAGATCAGGAAGGACAGCCGGTTAAGTATGGTCAGTCCTCGAACCCAGTGAGGGTATCGAATGATATGAAGAACGAAGTTGCATTGATGTACCTGGGTTTAGACCGGCAGGCAACGCAGCAGATAAGGCCAAGTCAGTGGACACTATACGGAAAGTTAATCAAGCATATTGAATCTCACATAGATTCCACCAATAAGGAGAAATTTAAGCGGACGCTTGATGCCTCCTTCGAATCGGAAATCAAACCTGATTTGGAAAAAGCTGAAGAGATACTAAGAAATTATGTTAGAAGACAAACCGGGTTGGAGTTAATGCTCAGATTTTCGATAACAGACCCGATTGAAATAATAAAAAATGTCCGTCCTTATCTTAGGGAACGTGACTCAAGCATGGAGTTTGATGCTGAGGATATGGGAGCAGGTACACAAAGTGCTTTAGCAGTTGCAGTGGCAAAGGCTTATGCTGAGATAGTTAGAAAACCGCTGGTTATCGCAATGGAGGAACCGGAATTATATCTTCATCCTCACGCCTGCCGTAATTTCTATAACCTTCTAAAAGAACTTTCGGTAGGCGGCGTTCAGGTGATCTACACAACTCATGAGCGTTCATTTGTAAATATCGCTGATTTTAATAATATTTATATTACTCGGAAGGAAAACGGACAAACAAAAGTTTTTTCTGGGAGAGGAAAGGATTTGGATTTAACTGAGCCAGACAGGTTTAAAATTATTTCAAAATTCGACGAAGCAGTGAATGAAGTCTTTTTTGCGAACGCGGTAGTTTTAGTTGAGGGCGCCACCGACAAAATAGCGTGCAGTTTAGCCCTTGAAAATCTGGGTATTCGACTGGATGAGCAGGGGATATCGATAATCGAATGTAACAGCAATACCGCTATTCAAGACATTGCAAAGATTCTAGAGATGTTCAATATTCCTTTTTACATCCTTATTGATCAAGATTCGGGAAATCAGAGATCAGAGCAGTTAATCCAGCAATTGGTGCAGGTTTTTGGGAGCGACAGAATACTACTCCAAAGCCCCAATAAGGAGGGGATGCTGAATATTGAGAAGTTATCGCGAGCCGAGGCGCTCATTAAATTACCAGCATGGTTTTCAAATAACAAGATACCGAAAGTCTACAAGAAATTAGCAAATATGATAAATTCCGTTAGCAAACATGATAAATTCCGGGGATAAAATTATGAGTGCCAACATCCGTAAAATCACCACACCGCAGTCTTTAAACGCCTATATCAAATCCATCTGTGACATTATGCGCCGGTCGGGCAGGGCAGGTGCTTTGCAGTATGTGCCGGAACTGACCTGGATGCTTTTCTTAAGAATTCTGGATGAACGGGAAGAGAATGAAGCCGAAGAGAAAAGGGCGCTGGGCGTCTCTTTTACCCCTTCGCTGGAATACCCTTATCGCTGGCGGGACTGGGCGGCACCTGATGGCAGAAAGCGGCAGGAGTTGCAGGCGAGCACCTTGGGCGCATTTATGTCTTTTGTCAATGGTGAACTAATACCATATCTGAGAAATCTGAAGAACCGACCGGGGGCGACACCAAGACAGAAGGTCATCAGTGAGGTATTTTCCGCTACTGAGCGAACCGGCATTGATACCGAGAGGAATCTGCTGGATATTCTGGATAAGATTAATCTGCTTTCGGTTGAGAATATTGACGAAACTCATATCTTTCCCATATCGCAGGTTTATGAGGGGCTCTTGCAAAAGATGGGCGAGAAAAACAACGACGGTGGGCAGTTTTTCACACCGCGCGAGGTAATTCGGGTAATGGTGAAGGTAATTGACCCGCAGATTGGTGAAACCGTTTATGACCCTTGTTGCGGAACTGGCGGGTTTCTGGCACAGGCTTATCAGTATATGAAAGCAAAGGCAAAGACCGGTTACGATATAGAAACGCTTAAAACAAGGACATTTTACGGACGAGAGAAAGAAAATCTTGTTTATCCTATCGTTCTTGCCAATCTTGTGCTTCAAGAGATAGATGAACCCCATATCTGGCATGGCAATACATTAACCGGGTTAGAAGTTTATGGCGGACTATTTCAGGATGCGCCTGCTCTTTTTGATGTGATTCTTACCAATCCGCCTTTTGGCGGCAAGGAAGGAAAAGATGCCCAGACCCGTTTTGCTTATAAAACAAGTTCAACGCAGGTGCTCTTTCTCCAGCATGTGATTGACAGTCTGAAACCTGGTGGCAGGTGTGGAATTGTGATGGATGAAGGGGTGCTTTTTAGAACAAATGAAAATGCCTTTGTCCAGACAAAAAGAAAACTTTTGAATGAGTGCAACCTGTGGTGTATTGTGAGTTTACCCCCCAAGGTATTTGTAAATGCCGGTGCGGCGAGTAAAACCAACCTGCTATTCTTTACAAAGGGAGAGCCAACAAAGGAAATCTGGTATTACGACCTGTCGGATATAAATGTTACCAAGAAACAGCCGTTAACTTTTCAACATTTTGAGGATTTTTTCCGCCTGCTGCCCGAACGGGGCGTCAGCGAGCGTTCCTGGCGGGTGCCGATTGAGGAGATTGAGGCAAAGGGTTATGACATAAAAGCGGTTAATCCCAATCGGAAAGTCATTGAAGACACCAGAACCCCAGAAGAATTACTATCAATAATTGAGCAGGAAACCGAGGAAATCTCCCAGATTCTTAAATTACTGAGGCAAAAGGGAGTATAAGATTACAACCGATAATACACTGGCAAAGGTTAAAATGATTTTTCGTTGCGACTGGCAAAACTGATGCCACATGTTTGGTTCGTAGTTCGGAAAACCGGAAACTAAGAGGGGAGTTGCTTGTAAAATGGACATTTTTGTTTTAGCGCGTTAAAATTTTAGTGATGGTTTGTAAGATTTGCGAGAAGGAGAAGTGTGGTGCCCAGGTTCTCGGTTTGTGCGTTGACTGTCTGCGGGAAAATTTAGGTAGGTGTCTCCCGGTAATTTACGATGCGCATAAGAAGGTGAGGGAGAGGTTCGGTCTGCCCGGAGAACCGCCGCGAAGTAAAAATGGGAGGGGTTGTCGGCTCTGCGTCCATCACTGTCAGATTGGTGAAGGGGAGAAGGGGTATTGTGGGTTAAGGGAGATGAGAAACGGGAAATTGACAAGCCGGGTGTCAATACATAATGCTCTGATTTATACCTACCTTGACCCGATTCCCACCAACTGCTGTTCCGCCTGGTTTTGCCCGGCAACAAGGGTTAATAAAGGGATGTTCAATCTGGCGGTTTTTGCCTATGGCTGTTCATTTAACTGCCTTTTCTGTCAGAACCCCCAGCATAAGGAGATAGCCCGAGCGCCAGAAAAGTCGGTGGATGATTTTATCAATGAGGCGCTAAACGAACGGGTAGCATGCATATGCTTCTTTGGTGGCTCAATAGAACCCCAGTTACCTTTTGCCCTTTATGCCACCAAAGAGATTTTGAAAAGAAAAATGGTGAGAATCTGCTGGGAGTGGAACGGTGTCGGGAATGAGAATCTGGTTCTGGAGGCGGCAAGGATGTCATTTGAGTCAGGGGGGAATGTAAAGTTTGACTTAAAAGCGTTCAATGAGGGTGTAAGTTTTGGTTTGTCAGGGTGTTCCAACCGAAAGTCCTATGAAAATTTTGCCTTAGTGGCAAAGGAATTTTTCTTCAAGAGAGCCGAGCCGGTTCTAACCGCTACCACTTTGATGGTTCCTGGTTATGTGGATGAGGTTGAGGTTGGGAAAATCGCCGAATTTATTGCCTCTTTGAGCAAGGAGATTCCCTATTCCCTTCTGGTATTCCATCCAGACTTTTTTATGAATGACCTGCCAATTACCCCAAAGGAGCAGGTGGAGTCGTGTTATAAGGTGGCAAAACGCCATCTTACGAATGTCAATATCGGCAATCTTTTTCTCCTGCATCCCTAAAGGGGAGGGACATCCAGGGTTGGTCATTCCGCGGGAAACTCGGACAGATGGAAAAGGGGATGACTGGCTGGAACGCTTGACAGAGGCG
It encodes:
- a CDS encoding helicase-related protein, producing the protein SIILRRNPDAVQIGLTATPRYWEGGNEQERKPDEEITANNLQYFGEPVYEYDMAQGIEDGYLPACEIVTRTINLDISGITQEEIDQKEARDAITGEPVLPDETRPYYPAPTFEDKIQLPDRVSAMCQDLFNMLLETGGPHQKTVIFCVRDTHADAVAAEMNNLYAEWCAKNNQKRLEPYAFKCTAAAEGSRYIADLRGSERSHFIATTVDLITTGVDVPILRNVVFFKYVRSPIAFHQMLGRGSRIHLPTGKLMFRVYDYTNATRLLGREFKSRPSPTRERKEETEKERERIIRVEGFEVHINPAGTYIVTRDETGMKKVTVEEYRQMIADRLTKEAPTIDHLRALWIEPQKRRSLIDKLPDDGAGLRLLQEVMARKNYDLYDIL
- a CDS encoding restriction endonuclease subunit S; translated protein: MNEPYKLPEGWRWVRLGEVFELQQGAAMSPMRRAGISPKPFLRTLNVLWGKLDLSTLDYMDFTDEEVSKLTLKPGDLLICEGGEVGRTAVWNGQLDVCLHQNHVHRLRKKDASILPEFYMYWMQAAFKVFGLYFGQSSETTIPNLSIGRLKSFFVPIAPLPVQRRIVAKIKEMMDEVEKARTACEKQLEAVKALPSAYLRQVFESEEAKNWERKRLGEVCEYTSGIWGEEPNAETESYLVLRSNNIQDGKMVYNEIARRKVDRRYLNEKSLRPGDILVTSSSGSKDLLGKSAIFIPPDDRTYLFSNFTMRLRVIPEIVDYFYIYYYLQSPNAKKVLQLIQDTTTGLRNLDRKEFFNQLIPLPPLPVQRRIVAELKEKMADVEKLRLSIEKQLETINALPQAILRKAFRGEL
- a CDS encoding AAA family ATPase, encoding MIKKLVVENYRSIRELKIELGPMNAFIGPNNAGKSNILSALDVILGDKYPTVRSFSEKDFHNYDTSKQIKFEVIFDRHLECDQRVCGFRLTADLQTCEYIAIDQEGQPVKYGQSSNPVRVSNDMKNEVALMYLGLDRQATQQIRPSQWTLYGKLIKHIESHIDSTNKEKFKRTLDASFESEIKPDLEKAEEILRNYVRRQTGLELMLRFSITDPIEIIKNVRPYLRERDSSMEFDAEDMGAGTQSALAVAVAKAYAEIVRKPLVIAMEEPELYLHPHACRNFYNLLKELSVGGVQVIYTTHERSFVNIADFNNIYITRKENGQTKVFSGRGKDLDLTEPDRFKIISKFDEAVNEVFFANAVVLVEGATDKIACSLALENLGIRLDEQGISIIECNSNTAIQDIAKILEMFNIPFYILIDQDSGNQRSEQLIQQLVQVFGSDRILLQSPNKEGMLNIEKLSRAEALIKLPAWFSNNKIPKVYKKLANMINSVSKHDKFRG
- a CDS encoding N-6 DNA methylase, producing the protein MSANIRKITTPQSLNAYIKSICDIMRRSGRAGALQYVPELTWMLFLRILDEREENEAEEKRALGVSFTPSLEYPYRWRDWAAPDGRKRQELQASTLGAFMSFVNGELIPYLRNLKNRPGATPRQKVISEVFSATERTGIDTERNLLDILDKINLLSVENIDETHIFPISQVYEGLLQKMGEKNNDGGQFFTPREVIRVMVKVIDPQIGETVYDPCCGTGGFLAQAYQYMKAKAKTGYDIETLKTRTFYGREKENLVYPIVLANLVLQEIDEPHIWHGNTLTGLEVYGGLFQDAPALFDVILTNPPFGGKEGKDAQTRFAYKTSSTQVLFLQHVIDSLKPGGRCGIVMDEGVLFRTNENAFVQTKRKLLNECNLWCIVSLPPKVFVNAGAASKTNLLFFTKGEPTKEIWYYDLSDINVTKKQPLTFQHFEDFFRLLPERGVSERSWRVPIEEIEAKGYDIKAVNPNRKVIEDTRTPEELLSIIEQETEEISQILKLLRQKGV
- a CDS encoding radical SAM protein, which encodes MVCKICEKEKCGAQVLGLCVDCLRENLGRCLPVIYDAHKKVRERFGLPGEPPRSKNGRGCRLCVHHCQIGEGEKGYCGLREMRNGKLTSRVSIHNALIYTYLDPIPTNCCSAWFCPATRVNKGMFNLAVFAYGCSFNCLFCQNPQHKEIARAPEKSVDDFINEALNERVACICFFGGSIEPQLPFALYATKEILKRKMVRICWEWNGVGNENLVLEAARMSFESGGNVKFDLKAFNEGVSFGLSGCSNRKSYENFALVAKEFFFKRAEPVLTATTLMVPGYVDEVEVGKIAEFIASLSKEIPYSLLVFHPDFFMNDLPITPKEQVESCYKVAKRHLTNVNIGNLFLLHP